Below is a genomic region from Rosa chinensis cultivar Old Blush chromosome 5, RchiOBHm-V2, whole genome shotgun sequence.
AGAATGGCCAAATGGGCAATCGAGCTAAGTGAATTCGGCATTACATATAAGCCAAGGTCGGCGCTCAAGGGTCAGGCGTTAGCAGATTTCTTGGTTGAGGGTCACTTCCCAGCATCGATCCCAGAGATCTCGTGGAAGGACCCATTTTGGGAGATGCACGTCGACGGTGCATCCAATTTCTCAGGAGCAGGGGCAGGCATTTTACTTCAAAGTTCCGAGGATGTCCAGATCGAGTGCGCGGTTCATCTCAATTTTCCGGCATCAAACAACGTGGCTGAATATGAAGCTTTGGTAATGGGCTTAACCCTGGCAAAGAAGCTGCGAATCCGACGCTTGCAGGTATATTCCGACTCACAACTAGTTGTCAACTTGTCTAATGACGACTACGCCGCCAAGGACAGACGTACGTCCAGTTACCAAGACTTGGTTCGAGATTTGATGCGCGGATTCGAGCAACTTTCATTGGTCAAAGTACCTCGTGAGAAGAATTCCCGTGCGGATGAGTTGGCTAAGGCCGCTTCAGGTTGCACGGAGGTCATCAACATCGTTAAGATCGAGGTGCTCGAAGGACCAAGCATTGAAGGGAACAAGCCGCGACGACAAGTCATGGCGGTCGACTCAGTTCCGAACGACTGGAGAGGTCAAATTGTGAATTACCTTGAATTTGGCATACAACCAGACGATCCAATTGAGGCAAGAAAACTCAGGATGAAGGCTGTGCGGTACCTAGTTATCGAGGACGAACTTTTTAAACGCTCATTTTCCGGACCCCACCTTCGATGCCTGGGACCTTCTCAGGCAAGACTCGTCCTTGAAGAAATTCAAGAAGGGTCATGCGGGGCACACCTCGGCGGCAGGACCCTTTCTCATAAGATACTCTCTCAAGGATACTATTGGCCATATCTCTTGCGGGAGGCCGAACAATATGCTAAGAAATGCAAGCAATGCCAACGGCACGCTCCAGTAAGCCATTCGCCTGCAGAAGAGCTTCATGCATTATCCGGCCCATGGCCTTTCGCCAGATGGGGCATGGATATAGTCGGCCCCTTACCAACGGCACCAGGAGGACTCAAGTACGCGCTACTTGCTACTGACTATCACACGAAATGGTTCGAAGCAGATTCATATGCCACGATAACGGGAGAGACCGTGGCAACATTCACATGGAGGAACATTATATGTCGATTCGGTATCCTGCGGTATATTATATGCGACAACGGAACACAATTCAATAACCAGAAGTGTAGAGCTTTCTGTAACCGACATGGGATCACGTTGCGTTTTTCCTCACGGAGTTACCCACAGGGTAACGGTCAAGCCGAAATAACAGATCGTACTATTTTCGACGGAGTCAAGCGGCGATTGGAGCGTAAACGAGGCAAATGGAGTGAGGAGTTGCAACATGTTCTTTGGGCCTATCGCACCACACGTCGGAAGCCAACCGATGAAACTCCGTATGCCTTGACTTATGGTATGGAGGCTGTCATCCCTACTAAAATCATTCTCCCTACAGTCAGAACTCTTACCGTTGAAAAGGGAGATAACGAGGAGCAAATAGCAAGGCACCTGGATCTCCTCGATGAAAGGCGAGATGCCGCCGCCATTCACCTTGCCAATTATCAGAATCAAGTGGCAAGATATTTCAACAAAGGTGTCCGGCCGCGCGCGTTCCGGGTGGGAGAATTTGTTCTGAAAAGGGTGGTCGAGGATATCAAAGACCACGGCGCGGGCAAATTCAAACCTGTTTGGGAAGGGCCTTACCAGATAACTGAAGTCTACAGCAAGGGGGCATACCGACTCAGGAATATAGACACTGGACGTGCACTACCCCGCCCGTGGAATGCTATCTATTTGAAAAAATATTACAGTTAAGAGGTGCCACGGATGGGGTGGTGACACGGGTAACGTCGTttccttcctttatttttttgtattccACACGTTGTTCTCGATTTTTTTGTCCTGCTGTATTCGAACTACTTTTTATGGCCGTTGGCCGGGATAATGCGATGTTGTTTGTTTCCACTTGTGTGCTCCCTGTGCCTCACTCCTCGCcgcgggcgggggtgggatgatggaccacaccctcgccgtgggcgggggtgggatggcgtgcctcactcCTCGCcgcgggcgggggtgggatgatggaccacaccctcgccgtGGGCGAGGGTGGGATGGCGTTCCTCACTCCTCGCCtcgggcgggggtgggatgatggaccacaccctcgccgtgggcgggggtgggatggcgtgcctcactcCTCGCcgcgggcgggggtgggatgatagaccacaccctcgccgtgggcgggggtgggatggcgtgcctcacccctcgccgtgggcgggggtgggatgatggaccacaccctcgctacacgcgggggtgggatggcgtgacGAATTTTGCCTATGCAGGATATGGCGGTTACGCAATCGGTTCTATATATAGCGAGCGAGGGTCATCCTCGGATGTTGCTCAGACGCAATGCAAGACAGATAGATCCTCCATTCCGGTTTGGTTTCgattcttttattgttttgctCGGCTCCCTGTCTCAAATACTTtacgtttgttttgtttttctttctgagCGTCTGCGCGCACAGCTAAGAAAAACAAGGGGGGATAATCGGAGAATGGAATACGGAGTATGTATCAAAGCCATGATTGTCGTTGCGAGGGCCGATGCCATTACGTAGCCTAACGTTAAGATTGATGCTGAGAAGATTTCGGGGCGACCTCGTCGAAATAGACCCCGATTTCGAGGCCACCTCGCCGAAATAGACCCCGATTTCGAGGCCACCTCGCCGAAATAGGCCCCGATTTCCAGGTGACCTCGCCGAAATAGGCGACCTCGTCGAAATAGACCCCGATTTCGAGGCGACCTCATCGAAATAGGCCACCTCGTCGAAATAGACCCCGATTTCGAGGCGACCTCGCCGAAATAGGCCCCGATTTCGAGGCGACCTCGCCGAAATAGGCGACCTCGTTGAAATAGACCCCGATTTTGAGGCCACCTCGCCGAAATAGGCGACCTCGTCGAAATAGACCCCGATTTCGAGGCCACCTGGCCGAAATAGGCCCCGATTTTGAGGTGACCTCGTCGAAATAGACCCCGATTTCGAGGCCACCTCGCCGAAATAGGCCCCGATTTTGAGGCGACCTCGTCGAAATAGACCCCGATTTCGAGGCCACCTCGCCAAAGTAGACCCCGATTTCGAGACGACCTCGCCGAAATAGGCCTCGATTTAGAGGCGACCTCGTCGAAATAGGCCCTGATTTCGAGGAGACCTCGTCGAAATAGAACCCGATTTCGAGGATACCTCGTTGAAGTAGACTCCGATTTCGAGGCTCCCTCACCGAAATAGACGCCTATTTCGAGGCTTCTGCGTCGAATTAAATGCCGATGTCGACACACCTTAGTAAAAATAAGCGCCGACGTCAAAATACCTTCGTCGAAGTAAATGCCCATATCGAGGCACCCTCGTCGAAGTAAACACCGGCATAGGGATTGGCATtaaaggcatttgtcaccaatACCAAGGATAGAACCAAGGAGGAAGACGTCATCGCGTGTATGCCAACGTCGACAGGGCGTCACGAGAAGGAGGCCCTACGTCGAACGATTTTGAGTGAATAAGAAGGTCAGGCTATAGCGTTGTtataaataaaatgtttttATTTAATCATCAACAAGGAACACTCAAGGCTGGAAATTGAAAAAGACATCGAAAGAAGCTAAAAACGGTCACTTCCTGCGTGACCTTTAttacatgaacataatgctgaAGCAAATGAAAATTCGAGGGAAAACTTCAATTTCGGGAGGTGCCGTCAGAGCCCACATAATATGGTAAAAGGGACTCATCTATCCCGGGAAAGTTCAGTATCATGCGTTGACGGTATTCGATAACGGCATCGCGATATCCATCTTCACGACTTTGAACGCGGACCTCGTCCAGAAACCTTTCTCGTCGATAACATTCGCGGAGTTCTATTTTCAAGCACTCTGCATGGTCCCTCGAGCGTTGAAGCTCCAACGACAGGTTATGGACCTCAGCCTTCAGATTGCGGACCTCCGACAGGGCATGCTCGAGCGAATCCTGTAGCACGAAAGATTCCTCTCTCAGAGTACGGAGACGATGAGATTCCGGACTTGTTCCCCTGTCAGTACTCATGCTCCGACGACGAGGTCGACTGGGACCTGCACGAGCCTTCGGGGCGCGAGGAGCACTTGCTTGACCATCATCGGGGTCGTTTAACACATCCTCAAGGAATTGGTGAGTGTCGAAATCAGATGAGAATCCCCCTGAGTGTTTGTAGGACCTGGACAAAAGAAGAAGGTCTTAATAGACTACCCGTACCCATAATAAAAGACATGAAAGAGAAGTAAAGTAGGGAAAGAGAGGAACATGTCAGAGGAACTGTCTGACGAAATCATAATAGGAGCCTGCCGGTCGGGAGTACGTTCATCAGAACCAAGGATCTGTTTGCCACGTCCTATGGGAGAGTTGAAAACAATACggatttgtttcttttgtggaGCCATGGAGACGAGAGGAGGATTCTGAGAGAAAGGTGCGAGGAAGATGATGTTAAGACAAATACATGGCTATTTATAAGCAGAATATGGAGGTTTGAAGATTCATAATTTAAACGAGGATCCGCAAAAATGATAGCCGTGTTAAAAGAAGGATATTTGCTATTAGAAAGACAATATTTACATTTAAAGTGGGGAGAGGCGGATATCACGCGGGTAGATATCTCTCAGATATCGATACTGAATCAAGGATATCATCATTTAAGATAGGGATTCTGCATTAACCATTACATCATGGGGGATAGCATAAGCAATCGATGGGTGCAAGATTCAATAAAGGGAATTAGGACGGTTTTATTGAAAGATTGCGACAATTTATTGGATGGAATCAGCTCAACAAGAAGGTAAAAACATACGTAAGACCACATTTGGAAACTCAtatgtagaaaaaaaaatataataataaatgACGCTGCTATCTCCAACGGCTATTTGGAGCAAGGAAGAGAGGACACTTCGTCTTCGCCGCCGGGCCCCTCGGAAGCGCTTGACGCCGACGAAGGAGCATCCCCTGGTAGCATACCACGAATGGGAGAGTAGTCCCTGGGGGCAAACCCATAGAAGCGATCGAATTCGTTGGGCCCTACGTAGCATCTATCATCTTCTTTAGTCAAGGCCTGGTTCCATCCGAGTCGGAAATGTTTGGCGGACACACGCTTCATCTTGGCGACCCCCTTTTCGAACTCCTCGTCTTTACTTCGAGTTACCAAAGCCAAATCATTTTTTAACATCGCTACCTCGCGATTTCGGTCCTCGAGGATGAGGCTCAGCTGTGTCATTGATTCCATTTGGTCATTGAGTTCCTTCTCCTTGGATTTTAGCCCTTGGTCGGCTTTCTCGAGGCGTTGTTGCTGCCTGGAATGAAGAGCGTCGAGACTGCGTAAAAAACGATGAGACGCCATAAGGGCCTGCACAAGTAGAGGGGAAGATGGATCAGTACATGCATATGTGAATAAAAATAGGAAATAAAGGGAAACGGTACTTACATCGAGCTGGGAGGAACATAGGTCGTCATAGAGCTCCATAGCACTCTTGGGAGGCCTACCCGATCTTGGATTCGATGTCGCCAAGGCACCGGCAATGGCTGACGCCGCCAAACCGTTGGAGTCTAAGGACTCTACGGCCGTGACGAAAGAATTATCACGCTTCTTAAATCGCAATTCCAGAGCAGTGGGAGGAGGCGGTTGCATGGAAGAGGTCGAACCCGACGGAGGTGAGGGGGCCCTCTGGGCACCAAGCTCGGTGCTTGTCGGGGGCGCAAAGGTCCTCGAGGGAGCAACGTCGGCGGTACTATCCCTTAGGGATGTCGAGGAGGGTGAACCTCCATATGGAAAAGAATGTGGAACTAATTGAGTAGGCGGAACACGAGATGGGTCGTCATTAGCAGAGGGTTCCGcaacctttttcttcttccgagGAGGAGGAATCATTTGAGGGAGCTCCCTCACGACGAGGAGCGACCTTCCCTGATCAATATCATCGCCCTCAGGGTCGTCCTCGAATCCCTCTGAATTCACGGTATCCTCGTCTTCCTCCGCTATCGAAATCTCCGAGCAAGGAACAATTGATTTGAAGGTATCCTTAACCTCAAGGTATTCGGCAAACAAAGGCTCACTAAGGTCGGACCGGTAAAAGTGGCTTTCCATCTTCGTAATGGAGAAAGCAAGGGCTGGTCCTGACGTTGCACCACCTACGTGGTTTTGATAACGACCGAACAAGGTCGAGGGGCGGCTGGATGTGATACCAAGGAGATTTCCGAGAGTCACGAACTGAGAGGGATACCATCCGCGTCCAACGAGGTGACGCTCCAACCACTCTATACGGCTCGGTGGAATTTTGGTCTTCGCTTGGGAAGGTTTGTAAGCTGCATGGCGAATGGTCAAAGTTAGTGCACGGATATACGATGTGGTGAAAAGGAAATAAGACCTATACACTTACCGAGATCATCCGCGAAAACCTTCGGGGGGAGGAGGTCCAATTCGAGAGAGCGCCAACCGCCGGTAATCATCAGAGCCCTAGATTTCCACCCATGACAATTATTGGAAACTACCATGAAAGTCTTCATCCTCGGGAAGGGGGTGAAGTTAAAATATCGAAATTTAACGACCCTGGAGCAGTTATAGAGATAAAGGAAGTCGGATAATCCCACTGAAACTTCCCATTTCCAACCCATAATCAGGAAGGCCGACAACAGAAGATAGGAATTTGGGGTAAGCTGAAACGGGTGTAATCCAAGCACGGCCCACATAAGTTGGAAAACAGGGTGAATAGGAAATCGAATGTACCGCAGCTGCTCGGGGGCCAATATCAGGGCATCATCGGGGATGTTTCTGCCGGTGTAGATGTCCGCATCCTCAGGGACCGCCGAAATCTTAACTCCAGGCGGCACGGAAAACACCTCGGCATACGTCTCCAGGACATGGTTTTCTGGTTGCCAGGGCACGAGTTCAGTGGTTGACTCTACGTTAGTCCTTTGGCTCTTCGATAAGTCGGTAGTTTTGCTTCGAGCCATGAGAGCGCCGAGGGATGAACCTGCGAAAGCATAAGTGAACAAGTAAAAACCCCAAGTAAGCGACGAAATTCTTCAAACGGCGGACTTAGAAGATTGAATCCCCCGAACTAGAGAGGTCGTGGTCAACGGCACTAGAGAAAGAAAGGAAGGTCAAcgaaaaaaacaaaagggaaaatATATTAGTAATATATGTCTATATCTGcatgtagatatatatattgataaatattatatatatatatatatatatgtttatacatattatatatatatatagctgttGGCGGTTGgtggtttatatatatatatgaatcataAGATAAGAGAGTGAAGTgaaagaaaggaaataaaaaaagaagaagaaggaaacagAAGACAAaacgaagaggaagaagagagagtacCTGGACGGGTTCGAGCTAGGGGGCACGGATTTACGAGGCAAGCTGCAGGGAAAACGCCGGTGCAACTCAAGGCTGCCGGCAAGGGCCTGGGACGACGGGGGACTGCTGATGGGTCGAACGGTGCTGGGGCCGTGGCCGGGTTGCGCTGGAGTCGGGCGAACCGGAACTGGATCCGAGCGGCGTAGCGCTAGAGGCTGGAGCGGCTGCGCGGGGACGAGGCGAGGCGGCGCGCTATCGATCTGAGTGCAGGCGAGCCGAGGGGTGCGACGGCACCGATGCAAAACAAACCCAATTGTTTTGGTTCAAAGCCAAATTTGAGGCTCCATTTATAGGACTTTGATGATGAAAATTGTGATGTGAGGAGAACCCAGAAGAATACGGACCAAATTGAGAAGAATCCGGGGTGAAATCGGACTGCAGGGGAATCCGGATAGCAAGGGAATCCGGATAGCAAGAAAAAACTGGGCATTTCGATCCGGGTCGGACCAATTGGATCCGGGTCATACTCGATccgccataaaaaaaaaaatttaaaaaaaaaaaaaaaaatttgttcggGCTCGAGGGAGTAAGACCAGATTTGGCCTTACAAGCAGAAGTTGGGCCCTGAAATGATGCAGTAAGGGTTTGGTGTGGATTTAGAGGATCTCATCTTGGCTTCCTTTTCAAATGGGTGCCCAAAGAAAAAGTTCAGGTGGCCTATCTTCGAAGGTCAAACTTAGGAAATTTTCCTTCGAACGGgtgtccaaagagaaaatttgggggcattgtgggggtgGTCAACAAATTCGACCCTACAATCAAGGCGATTAAAGAGAAATAAAAGCTGCAGTAAATGCAACAATTAATGTTAACCGTAAATATGACGATAAATGCGACATTCAGTACGGcaatcatggccgccaataagtgACGGTTATTGCAGAAATGAATATGGCCTTGATGACAGAGTGCCGCTCAAGTCGCTGCGACTTgctgtgcaagtttacttgcagcccacgccgaagtacacctataaataggctgCTCGACATCGAGGTAATCCATCTCATTCCGACAATCTCTACTCCACAattaagaaacgtactgacttaggcatcggagagttttctgcaggtacccccccttctcctcgagctgacggtcaaactccaggtcaacgttcgagggaagcttctcgattgttcccaggtcagctcccgctccagtccgcattaattgttgggtcaaactcctctacggaatttttcacctccaacaggAGTCAATTAGGGTTAGAAACATTGATTGAGTAGGAATTTTTTCCTTCATATATTTTGAAAATATGAGGTCAATCATGTAGAGCtttttgttgagatttttgtgCATCTCATAGTTGTGAGAAAGAGCTTTCATTGCAAATCGAATCATTCTTGGGTTGCATTGTTCCTTGTTAAGTGATTCATTGTTCATACACTTGCATAATTCTCTCGAGGTCAGTGGAGAAGTCCATGGTGCAAGAAGATTAAAGGTCGTGGTCAGTACCTTCCATTCAAGTGAAAAGGTTCTCAAGTCAATAAGATAGAAGAGGTTTCAGTCAAACGCATTATCTAGAAAGACTAGTGATTGTAGCCATGGTTAGAGCTACTTTTGTTTgtaaaaaaactttttcttcacCACTAGTGGATTGTCTTTTCATTTGGGATTTCAAGAGTTAAAGCCCCGCAATATTTTTAACCTcaaattgaggttttcactgggTAAATAAATTTGTGTTTTCTGTGTGAATTTAGTTTATCTGCCCAGTAGGGATTGCAACATAACTATCAATTCTCGATATCCAGAAACACGTTCATCCCAACATTTTTACTCTTTTTAAAAGAAGAACCAGATATCATTCTAAGATCGTTGcttgacaaaaagaaaaaagaaaaaaaagtccgTATTCTTACTCTTTTTAATTTCCAAATATGTTAATTTGATCTGCAGACTCGGAGCATTATTAAATTTGGAGACGGTCTAAATATTTCAACATATATGGGAGTGTTCTAGAATATAACTGATGTAAGTTACAGCTTGGAACAGTTTTACTCCTAAAACCTGTTGGGATttgaggatttggatttggactCCTCAAATCCATATCTACATGTTTggtaaaaaaatttcatgtatatttgaatttcaaatcatCTTGTTCAAATCCATACCCCAATTTTCTTAAGAATTTGAAATATCTACTGAAGAGTAGTTATTTGAAATCACTGTTGTCTCCATTTTATaaggagaaaaataaaacacgtcatctctctcttctttgtctctgtatctctctctcttctagcTCTCTGTTCATTGtgactctctctcttctccatctcaccacgactctctctctctcttcttcgtcACCACGACTCTCTGTTCATTGTGACTCTCTCTCTATTTATCAcgactctctctcttctctgtcTCACCACGACACCGGCGCGACGATGGACTCAATGAAGGAGAAGAAGTAGTGGAGGATGTAGAGGAGGTCGTGGAAGGCAGTTCATACACAACGGATAACTGGAAAGAGTTGTGGGCAACTGAGGGGTAGATCCAACGGATCGGAATGAGAGAAGCGAGTCGAAATCCATGACACCAATTATAATCGGGTAACTTTTTTCCTATGAAATCCTTATGGGGAAAATTGTAATCAAAACAACAATATTTGAAATCAGTAAATTCTGAATTCTCGAAATTTTAAATCTAAAAAATTTAAATCTAAATTCAGTTTCCAAACGGGACcctaatatgtttttttttttactggtcAAACCGTTAAGTCTGATTATCCAAATACTTAAGATCTGTAGCAGTCTAGCAGTGTATTCCAGTGTATCAATCCAAATACTTGCAATATGAATGGatctaatttttttaatattaaaatATACAAAATGAGTGGctattatttttttagaaattAAAATGCACTAACGGTGCATACAATTCTCTCTACCGTTTTCTCTGTAACCAATTACCTGCCACTTCACCAAAAAATAGACTACTGATGTTGACGAAATATAAATCTGGTTGTTTAATTCCAGTGGATCTAGGTAAATCAAATTTTGGGTTGCCTAATTTATTGCATTTACATCAAGACCAATTCCATGACGGATTGTAAAAACGTTAACGGTTGTTTGTATATTTTTCAGTATTTCACAACAAACGAGTGGACAAGAACGCGCCGCctcaataaaagaataaaattgtCCCAAGTTATAACTTACCGGCAGCAAATTCTAGCCGCCTTTATATGTATGTTTATTAAGATCGATCCTTAAGATCatcatgttttgttttgtattattATGGTCATATAATAATCATACTATTGTCACTGATTCTTTAATCCCAAAGCCACCGTGCCCCAACCTTTGAGATCAGACAAATATATATCCCAAATACAATAACTCCAAAGTAGTAATTCCAAAGTATGTGCTATAGCCTATAAAATTGACCTCGTTTCATTGGACCACTCCATCACCACCATTTGTGCCTCGAAGAGATAATTCTTAAGTCTAGGAAGACCATGAGCAAATCGGAGGTGGTGTTCATCTCAACCCCCGGATCAATCGGAAACCTAGTCCCACTGGTCGAGTTCGCTCAGCTTCTAGTCAACCATGACCCTCGATTCCACGCCAGCATCCTCACCATCACCATGCCCCAAAGACCCACCATCGATACTTACATCCAGTCCCGCGCCGCCGCGTCAGCCACCAGCATCAACTTCCTCCACCTCCCCACTGTAGAACCACTTGCAGAGGATGAGAACCAGTCCTATCTCGCCTACCTTTCCCTACTCATTGAAAAACACAAGCCCCACGTAAAGCATACTATAGCTGACCTCATGTCCTCTGCCGAGTCAAACCGAGTTGTTGCGTTTTTCGTGGACATGTTTTGTACGTCCATGATCGACGTTGCCAACGAGCTTGAGATTCCTTGTTATATGTTTTTCGCTTCTCCGGCGACGTTTCTGAGCTTCATGTTTCATATTCCTGTCTTGGACGCCGAAATCTCCGACGACTTTGGCGATTTGGATACTGAGCTGACTATACCGGGTTTTGCTAACTCGGTGCCTCCGCTGGTGTTGCCTACGGCGCTGTTGAGTAAGAAGGGGGATACGTACCCTTGCTATTTGTCCCATACGGCAAGGTACAAGGAACCCAAGGGTATTGTTGTCAATACGTTCAAGGAATTGGAGCC
It encodes:
- the LOC112203242 gene encoding protein NYNRIN-like — encoded protein: MPGIDPGVACHKLNIDPRFKPYRQRQRRFAPERNKIISDEIDRLLEVGFIREVWCPTWVSNVVVVRKKNGKWRVCVDYSNLNKACPKDCYPLPKIDQLVNATTGCERLSFLDAYSGYNQIPMAPEDQEKTAFISERGLYCYTVMPFGLTNAGGAYQRLVNRMFKDLLGKTMEVYIDDMVVKSKHRKNHIEHLREAFEILRQYGMRLNPTKCAFGVSSGQFLGHLVSKRGIEPNPEKVEAIVQMRDPETKEDIQVLTGRIAALSRFISRLTDRCKPFFRALKNKQANFWGPEQSEVLAKLKKYLSGRQFLSVPRDGEPLCVYLAKSDVATSTALFREEGYRQEPIAYTSRSLLDAETRYSSSEKVILALVTAKRKLRQYFEGHSITVYTNLPIHAILSKPDTSGRMAKWAIELSEFGITYKPRSALKGQALADFLVEGHFPASIPEISWKDPFWEMHVDGASNFSGAGAGILLQSSEDVQIECAVHLNFPASNNVAEYEALVMGLTLAKKLRIRRLQVYSDSQLVVNLSNDDYAAKDRRTSSYQDLVRDLMRGFEQLSLVKVPREKNSRADELAKAASGCTEVINIVKIEVLEGPSIEGNKPRRQVMAVDSVPNDWRGQIVNYLEFGIQPDDPIEARKLRMKAVRYLVIEDELFKRSFSGPHLRCLGPSQARLVLEEIQEGSCGAHLGGRTLSHKILSQGYYWPYLLREAEQYAKKCKQCQRHAPVSHSPAEELHALSGPWPFARWGMDIVGPLPTAPGGLKYALLATDYHTKWFEADSYATITGETVATFTWRNIICRFGILRYIICDNGTQFNNQKCRAFCNRHGITLRFSSRSYPQGNGQAEITDRTIFDGVKRRLERKRGKWSEELQHVLWAYRTTRRKPTDETPYALTYGMEAVIPTKIILPTVRTLTVEKGDNEEQIARHLDLLDERRDAAAIHLANYQNQVARYFNKGVRPRAFRVGEFVLKRVVEDIKDHGAGKFKPVWEGPYQITEVYSKGAYRLRNIDTGRALPRPWNAIYLKKYYS